From one Mytilus galloprovincialis chromosome 13, xbMytGall1.hap1.1, whole genome shotgun sequence genomic stretch:
- the LOC143056719 gene encoding uncharacterized protein LOC143056719 isoform X2 yields MNRLQRSHQPTVSSVLDRISNTLRGIKRQYSANTLEPEAAHRQVDEVLRNLTRLEGSDSLPDADLKRAIRSVKEFKENLPHHKETSEEPELNRYGQTIPNQFGKGRNQLDIDMTKFQQLLQLGFTVKQIAEDGLLGGVIHVNTLYRKLKENNIQIRSSFSNMPDDELQGLISDYNRDHPNADGA; encoded by the exons ATGAATCGTCTCCAAAGATCTCATCAACCTACTGTAAGCAGTGTCTTAGATCGTATCAGTAACACTTTAAGAGGTATTAAAAGACAATATTCTGCCAACACATTGGAACCTGAAGCTGCACATAGACAGGTAGATGAG gTACTTCGCAACTTAACAAGATTGGAAGGCAGTGATTCTCTACCAGATGCAGATTTAAAGAGAGCTATCAGATCAGTtaaagaatttaaagaaaatttaccACACCATAAGGAAACATCAGAAGAACCAGAGCTAAACAGATATG GCCAAACCATACCAAACCAGTTTGGTAAAGGTAGAAACCAGCTAGACATTGACATGACAAAGTTTCAACAGCTTCTACAACTTGGGTTTACTGTTAAACAGATTGCTGAAGATGGACTTCTtggtggtgttatacatgttaacACGCTGTATCGTAAACTAAAAGAAAACAACATACAGATAAGATCCTCCTTCTCAAACATGCCAGATGATGAGCTTCAGGGATTAATCTCAGATTATAATAGAGATCATCCAAATGCAG atGGGGCATAA
- the LOC143056176 gene encoding uncharacterized protein LOC143056176, which produces MYYSNFKGKNHPVALHLSEDELKEMLQSLFPKLMNKTFNLYTQNQRRKLTEAPFHPQHFKDLKYQGVVIIKIQDATGNLVNPTNSLTVPTSTAALATSTQPSTSRPVSVSTPARPVPISTPARPVPVSTPARPVPVSTPARPVPVSTPARPVPVSTPARPVPVSTPATPVLAPSPTTTEHELTQATPNHQTWISSGTPVVTFNPRQHLVNEQDIDFASSLAADREKEESRQAARARRTLERTERTRQREQRKEAIEQLQIKAVGDLHILFITSLAEDHVSLVFVLPDQTVLEKTVSKKTSSETLHLYVEACTDVVLAKLVYCGQLLVREDSTIESLGITGNSRIIVEENLEESLDDSSSEEEPEDSEPINLLNVNDLTDLETRRDRIQEGLLPAINVTIRREDIIEDKKVCYYE; this is translated from the exons ATGTATTACAGCAATTTCAAGGGTAAAAACCATCCTGTGGCACTCCACCTAAGTGAAGATGAATTAAAAGAAATGTTGCAAAGCCTTTTCCCAAAGCTAATGAACAAGACATTCAACCTTTACACCCAGAATCAAAGAAGAAAGTTGACTGAGGCACCATTTCATCCTCAACACTTCAAGGACCTGAAGTACCAAGGAGTTGTCATAATAAAAATCCAA gATGCTACAGGAAATTTAGTG AATCCTACAAACAGCTTAACAGTTCCTACTTCAACTGCAGCACTTGCAACATCCACCCAGCCTTCAACTTCCAGGCCAGTATCAGTATCTACTCCAGCCAGACCAGTACCCATATCTACTCCAGCCAGGCCAGTACCAGTATCTACTCCAGCCAGGCCAGTACCAGTATCTACTCCAGCCAGGCCAGTACCTGTATCTACTCCAGCCAGGCCAGTACCAGTATCTACTCCAGCCAGGCCAGTACCCGTATCTACTCCAGCCACACCAGTACTAGCACCTTCTCCTACTACTACGGAACATGAACTTACTCAAGCTACACCTAATCATCAGACCTGGATCTCATCGGGAACTCCAGtg GTGACCTTCAATCCAAGGCAGCACCTAGTAAATGAACAAGATATTGACTTTGCAAGTTCCCTAGCAGCAGACAGGGAAAAG GAGGAGTCTAGACAGGCAGCAAGAGCTCGCAGAACATTGGAGCGTACCGAAAGGACTAGGCAAAGAGAACAAAGAAAAGAGGCAATAGAACAG CTACAAATAAAGGCTGTTGGAGATCTCCACATCTTATTCATAACATCTCTAGCTGAGGATCACGTCTCTCTAGTATTTGTGTTACCAGATCAGACAGTTTTAGAAAAGACTGTTTCTAAGAAAACATCTTCTGAG ACTCTTCACCTGTATGTAGAGGCATGTACAGATGTTGTTTTGGCAAAGCTTGTGTATTGTGGTCAGCTACTGGTAAGAGAGGATTCAACTATAGAAAGCCTTGGTATAACAGGGAACTCCAGAATCATTGTTGAAGAGAATCTTGAG GAAAGCCTTGATGATAGCAGCTCTGAAGAAGAACCTGAAGATTCAGAACCTATCAACCTCCTTAATGTAAATG ATCTCACAGATTTAGAAACAAGAAGAGACAGGATTCAAGAAGGCCTTCTTCCTGCCATCAATGTCACTATTCGAAGAGAAGACATCATTGAAGAT AAAAAGGTCTGTTACTATGAATGA
- the LOC143056719 gene encoding uncharacterized protein LOC143056719 isoform X1 has protein sequence MNRLQRSHQPTVSSVLDRISNTLRGIKRQYSANTLEPEAAHRQVDEVLRNLTRLEGSDSLPDADLKRAIRSVKEFKENLPHHKETSEEPELNRYGQTIPNQFGKGRNQLDIDMTKFQQLLQLGFTVKQIAEDGLLGGVIHVNTLYRKLKENNIQIRSSFSNMPDDELQGLISDYNRDHPNAGALEVQAYLKTKGVNVQRQRCRDILGRVDPLGTATRWSCTIQRRQYSVPTANSVWHVDTHHSLIRWGIIVHGGIDGHSRLIPFLRASTFNTSKAAACFFVQGVKNYGVPSRIRADHGTEYADTGRFMISVNGEGRGSFMTGPSVHNQRIERLWRDIFIKVLDVFYKLFCLMEEQNILNTTNSIHRWVLQYVFVPRIDFALREWMNTHNNHKIRTEGNKTPNMMWFKSLLLGNPEKNTSIRNIENPPDERVDEVIQTLNLELNGTIFLKPRDNCPLIEDEFTELRNTIDITKYSVSHGLDVFRDVMLHVMSKQT, from the exons ATGAATCGTCTCCAAAGATCTCATCAACCTACTGTAAGCAGTGTCTTAGATCGTATCAGTAACACTTTAAGAGGTATTAAAAGACAATATTCTGCCAACACATTGGAACCTGAAGCTGCACATAGACAGGTAGATGAG gTACTTCGCAACTTAACAAGATTGGAAGGCAGTGATTCTCTACCAGATGCAGATTTAAAGAGAGCTATCAGATCAGTtaaagaatttaaagaaaatttaccACACCATAAGGAAACATCAGAAGAACCAGAGCTAAACAGATATG GCCAAACCATACCAAACCAGTTTGGTAAAGGTAGAAACCAGCTAGACATTGACATGACAAAGTTTCAACAGCTTCTACAACTTGGGTTTACTGTTAAACAGATTGCTGAAGATGGACTTCTtggtggtgttatacatgttaacACGCTGTATCGTAAACTAAAAGAAAACAACATACAGATAAGATCCTCCTTCTCAAACATGCCAGATGATGAGCTTCAGGGATTAATCTCAGATTATAATAGAGATCATCCAAATGCAG GTGCTTTAGAGGTCCAAGCCTATTTAAAAACTAAAGGAGTAAATGTTCAGCGTCAGAGATGCAGAGACATATTAGGCAGAGTAGACCCACTTGGAACTGCTACAAGATGGTCATGTACTATTCAAAGGCGTCAATACAGTGTCCCCACTGCAAACTCAGTTTGGCATGTTGACACTCATCATTCACTCATCAG atGGGGCATAATTGTGCATGGCGGTATTGATGGTCACTCAAGACTCATTCCATTCCTAAGGGCTTCAACTTTCAACACATCAAAGGCTGCTGCATGCTTTTTTGTTCAAGGTGTGAAGAACTATGGAGTACCCAGCAGAATACGAGCTGACCATGGTACAGAATATGCAGACACTGGACGGTTCATGATTTCAGTAAACGGTGAGGGAAGAGGAAGCTTCATGACTGGGCCTTCTGTCCACAATCAAAGAATCGAAAGATTATGGCGTGACATATTTATCAAAGTCCTTGATGTTTTCTACAAACTATTTTGTCTTATGGAAGAACAGAACATTCTTAACACTACAAACAGTATCCACAGATGGGTCTTGCAGTATGTTTTCGTACCACGTATTGACTTTGCTTTAAGAGAGTGGATGAATACCCACAATAACCATAAGATCAGAACTGAGGGTAACAAAACACCAAATATGATGTGGTTCAAATCACTTTTACTAGGGAATCCAGAAAAGAACACCAGCATACGCAACATAGAGAATCCACCCGATGAGCGTGTTGATGAGGTCATTCAAACTTTAAACCTTGAACTGAATGGGACAATCTTCTTAAAACCAAGAGACAACTGCCCATTAATAGAAGATGAATTCACGGAATTAAGGAATACCATTGACATAACAAAATATTCAGTATCACATGGACTAGACGTGTTTAGAGATGTTATGCTCCATGTTATGTCTAAACAAACTTAA